CTCTGGAGAGCGGCAAGCCGGAGAACATCGTCGAGAAGATCATCGTCGGTCAGCTCAACAAGTTTTTCGGCGAAGTCTGCCTGCTCGAGCAGCAGTTCGTGATCGATACCGACAGGAAGGTCGGCAAGGTCGTCGAGCAGTTGGGCAAGGAGCTCGGTTGTGAGATCCGCCTGACCCGTTATGCCCGCTATCAGCTCGGTGAGGGCATCGAGAAGAAGGAAGACGATTTCGCCGCCGAGGTGGCCCAGCTGACCAAGTAAGGATCCCGCGGGAGGAGACATGGCTGACGAACCCAGATACCGCCGCATCCTGCTCAAGCTGAGCGGCGAGGCTCTCGCCGGCGAGCAGGGCTACGGAATCGACCCGGCTGTCATCCAGGGGATCGCCGAGGAGATCAGGGATGTCTCCCTGCTCGGCATCGAAATCGCCCTGGTGATCGGCGGTGGCAACATCTTTCGTGGGTTGGCGGCTTCTTCCCGGGGCATGGACCGGGCCAGCGCCGATTACATGGGCATGCTGGCCACGGTCATGAACAGCCTCGCCATGCAGGATGCCCTGGAGAAGCTCGGGGTGGTGACCAGGGTGCAGTCGGCCATCGAGATGCAGGAGATCGCCGAACCGTACATCCGGCGGCGTGCCATCCGGCATCTGGAGAAGGGCAGGGTGGTCATCTTCGCCGCTGGTACCGGCAACCCCTATTTCACCACTGACACGGCGGCCAGTCTGCGGGCGATGGAAATCGGCGCCGAAGTCATACTCAAGGCCACCCGGGTCGACGGGGTCTACACCGCCGATCCCCGCACCAACCCGGGTGCGATCAAGTTCTCCAGTCTGACCTACCTCGAAGTGCTGGAGAAGGGGTTGCAGGTGATGGATGCGACGGCAACCTCCCTGTGCATGGACAACAGGCTGCCGATTGTGGTATTTGATTTGACCGAGCGTGGCAACATCAGGCGTGTGGTCATGGGAGAAGACATCGGAACGATTGTCAAAGGAGAGTGAGGCATGTTGGACGACGTGAAAAAAAAGGCTGCAGCCGCCATGGAGAAGGCGATCGAGGCCCTCAAGCGTGACCTTGGCAAGGTCAGGACAGGACGTGCCTCCCTGTCCCTGCTCGACGATGTCCGTGTCGATTACTACGGCACACCGACGCCGCTCAACCAGGTGGGGACTCTGGCCGTTCCCGAGCCGCGGCTGATCACTATCCAGCCTTGGGAGAAGAACCTGATTCCCGAAATCGAAAAGGCCATTCTCAAGTCCGATCTCGGGCTCAATCCGAGCTCCGACGGCCAGGTGGTGCGCATCGCCATCCCGGCCCTGACCGAGGAGCGGCGCAAGGAGATGGTCAAGGTGGTTCGGCGGATGGGGGAGGACACCAAGATCGCCGTCCGCACCGCCCGGCGGGACGCCAATGACAGTCTGAAGAAACTGCTCAAGGACAAGGAAATCACCGAGGACGGGCAGAAACGTGGAGAGAAGGATATCCAGGATCTGACCGACTCCTATGTCAAAAAGGTCGACGAGATCCTTGAGGCCAAGGAGAAGGAGGTCATGGAGATCTGACCTCCAGACTAACCACAAAGAAAAAGGAGAAATGAACCATGCACGTCATTAATGATGAATGTATCGCCTGTGGTGCCTGTGCTGATTCCTGCCCTGTCGGGGCCATCGAAGAGGGTGATCCCAAGTACACCATCACCGAAGAGTGCACCGACTGTGGTTCCTGCGTTGACACCTGCCCGGTTTCCGCTATTTCCGAAGCCTGATCCAGGTAAAGCCTGACAGTTACGCAAGCATGAAGAGCGCTTCTGGAGGTTGTCCGGAAGCGCTTTTCATGTTAATTTCCAGGGGCACCAGTTCCAGAAGAACTTGCCCGCAAGTACGGCAGATCAGGTTGTTTTCATGCACATTCCGCGACATCTGGCGATCATCATGGACGGCAACGGCCG
This portion of the Geothermobacter ehrlichii genome encodes:
- a CDS encoding DUF362 domain-containing protein, whose translation is MHVINDECIACGACADSCPVGAIEEGDPKYTITEECTDCGSCVDTCPVSAISEA
- the frr gene encoding ribosome recycling factor yields the protein MLDDVKKKAAAAMEKAIEALKRDLGKVRTGRASLSLLDDVRVDYYGTPTPLNQVGTLAVPEPRLITIQPWEKNLIPEIEKAILKSDLGLNPSSDGQVVRIAIPALTEERRKEMVKVVRRMGEDTKIAVRTARRDANDSLKKLLKDKEITEDGQKRGEKDIQDLTDSYVKKVDEILEAKEKEVMEI
- the pyrH gene encoding UMP kinase encodes the protein MADEPRYRRILLKLSGEALAGEQGYGIDPAVIQGIAEEIRDVSLLGIEIALVIGGGNIFRGLAASSRGMDRASADYMGMLATVMNSLAMQDALEKLGVVTRVQSAIEMQEIAEPYIRRRAIRHLEKGRVVIFAAGTGNPYFTTDTAASLRAMEIGAEVILKATRVDGVYTADPRTNPGAIKFSSLTYLEVLEKGLQVMDATATSLCMDNRLPIVVFDLTERGNIRRVVMGEDIGTIVKGE